One stretch of bacterium DNA includes these proteins:
- a CDS encoding DUF3795 domain-containing protein, which yields MAKRETNFNYGAYCGLYCGACAILVANERGEVEKLLEQEEPGYIVDDLTCRGCRTDVLARWCADCEMRLCARRRGVAFCSHCDDYPCEHNKAFQADKHAHHSVVLKNLAAIAERGGEAWLAAQAERWKCPSCGARFTWYEKKCDGCGAELYGCRAEERDLTP from the coding sequence GTGGCTAAGCGGGAAACTAACTTCAATTACGGCGCGTACTGCGGCCTGTACTGCGGCGCGTGCGCGATATTGGTGGCCAACGAACGCGGCGAGGTGGAGAAGCTCCTCGAGCAAGAGGAGCCGGGGTATATCGTCGACGACCTCACCTGCCGCGGCTGCCGGACCGACGTCCTGGCGCGCTGGTGCGCCGACTGCGAGATGCGGCTGTGCGCCCGCCGGCGCGGCGTCGCGTTCTGCTCCCACTGCGACGACTACCCGTGCGAGCACAACAAGGCCTTCCAGGCCGACAAGCACGCGCACCACTCGGTCGTCCTGAAGAACCTGGCGGCGATAGCCGAGCGCGGCGGCGAGGCGTGGCTGGCGGCCCAAGCGGAACGGTGGAAGTGCCCGTCGTGCGGCGCGCGCTTCACCTGGTACGAAAAGAAATGCGACGGCTGCGGCGCCGAGCTCTACGGCTGCCGCGCCGAGGAGCGGGACTTAACCCCTTAG
- a CDS encoding DUF3795 domain-containing protein: MKTRFDSYCGIYCGACPILVANVKGVVEKKAKAWELDAKDIVCQGCKAKTVAGICKDCVMRLCAQDRGLDSCAECDDYPCGTIQAFQRDRFPHHTLIAANLEAIADRGVDAWLEEQKKRWGCPSCGEPFTWYEEECAKCGAELYDACAEENDWANDETREDEGEAAYWKLRKKLRRFR; encoded by the coding sequence ATGAAGACTCGGTTTGATTCGTACTGCGGCATTTACTGCGGCGCCTGCCCCATCCTGGTGGCGAACGTGAAAGGCGTGGTCGAGAAGAAGGCCAAGGCGTGGGAGCTGGACGCGAAGGATATCGTCTGCCAAGGCTGCAAGGCGAAGACCGTGGCGGGGATATGCAAGGACTGCGTCATGCGGCTGTGCGCGCAGGACCGCGGCCTCGACTCCTGCGCGGAGTGCGACGACTACCCCTGCGGTACCATCCAGGCCTTCCAACGCGACCGGTTCCCCCATCACACGCTCATCGCCGCCAACCTGGAGGCCATCGCCGACCGCGGCGTCGACGCCTGGCTCGAGGAGCAGAAGAAGCGGTGGGGCTGCCCGTCGTGCGGCGAGCCGTTCACCTGGTACGAGGAGGAGTGCGCCAAGTGCGGCGCCGAGCTCTACGACGCCTGCGCGGAGGAGAACGACTGGGCGAACGACGAGACCCGCGAGGACGAAGGCGAGGCCGCCTACTGGAAGCTGCGCAAAAAGCTGCGGCGGTTCCGCTGA
- a CDS encoding helix-turn-helix domain-containing protein, with product MSDVRDDDTLVGWKAVAGALGVSTSTARRWTRELGLPAYKLGGQVRASRLELDKWIRERRTGVARVPVGA from the coding sequence ATGAGCGACGTACGCGACGACGACACGCTGGTGGGTTGGAAGGCGGTGGCCGGGGCGCTGGGGGTATCGACGTCGACGGCGCGGCGGTGGACGCGGGAGCTGGGGTTGCCGGCGTACAAGCTCGGCGGCCAGGTCCGCGCCTCGCGCCTCGAGCTGGATAAATGGATAAGAGAGCGGAGGACGGGGGTCGCCCGCGTACCGGTGGGGGCGTAA
- a CDS encoding 6-bladed beta-propeller, translating to MKRTIAIFAAALALAPCGATGEWVYEGKWGSEGTGNGQFDCPSGIAVAPNSNVYVVDVGNCRIQYFTSSGSFLGKWGSSGSGSGQFEQPEDVALAAAGTVYVTDWGADRVQYFTSSGSYLGRWGSFGYGNGQFQGPLGVAVARDGTVFVADWGNDRVQYFTSSGSYLGRWGSTGAGNGEFDGPEGIAIAGNGDVYVVDSGNNRLQYFTPSGSFRGKWGSYGSANGQFDQPWGVALSPGNQVFLTDSGNHRVQYFTSSGSFLGKWGSKGAGDGQFNYPYGVALTPDGGRVYVADEDNNRVQYFGWTEPAVSPTSLGHVKALFR from the coding sequence ATGAAACGTACTATTGCCATCTTTGCGGCCGCGCTGGCGCTGGCGCCCTGCGGCGCCACGGGCGAATGGGTGTACGAGGGTAAATGGGGCTCGGAGGGCACGGGTAACGGCCAATTCGATTGCCCTTCGGGTATCGCCGTCGCCCCCAATAGCAACGTATACGTCGTCGACGTCGGCAACTGCCGCATCCAATACTTCACCTCCAGCGGCTCCTTCCTCGGCAAATGGGGCTCCTCCGGGTCCGGCAGCGGCCAGTTCGAGCAACCCGAAGACGTCGCCCTAGCGGCCGCCGGGACCGTTTACGTGACCGATTGGGGCGCGGACCGCGTCCAATACTTCACCTCGAGCGGTTCTTACCTCGGCCGGTGGGGCTCGTTCGGCTACGGCAACGGCCAATTCCAGGGCCCTTTAGGCGTAGCCGTAGCGCGCGACGGCACTGTTTTCGTGGCGGACTGGGGCAACGACCGCGTCCAATACTTCACCTCGAGCGGTTCTTACCTCGGCCGGTGGGGCTCTACCGGCGCCGGCAACGGCGAGTTCGACGGCCCGGAAGGGATAGCCATAGCGGGCAACGGCGACGTCTACGTGGTGGACAGCGGCAACAACCGCCTCCAGTACTTCACCCCGAGCGGCTCGTTCCGCGGGAAATGGGGCTCGTACGGCTCGGCGAACGGCCAATTCGACCAACCTTGGGGCGTGGCCTTATCGCCCGGTAACCAGGTTTTCCTGACCGACAGCGGAAACCACCGCGTCCAATATTTCACCTCGAGCGGCTCCTTCCTCGGGAAGTGGGGGTCGAAGGGCGCCGGTGACGGCCAGTTCAACTACCCCTACGGCGTCGCGTTGACGCCCGACGGCGGCCGCGTTTACGTCGCCGATGAGGATAACAACCGCGTCCAATATTTCGGCTGGACCGAGCCCGCCGTCTCCCCCACCTCCCTCGGGCATGTGAAGGCGTTGTTCCGGTAA
- a CDS encoding 6-bladed beta-propeller, translated as MKRVLIFAAAAALFTAGVAFGDWLYEGKWGSKGTGNGQFDSPEGIAVGGAGYAYVADMVNHRIQYFTPDGSFLGKWGSEGKGDGEFELPPDVAVGLGGNVYAADMGNNRIQYFTYSGSFLGKWGSRGTGNGQFMAPWSVATSLAANVYVVDMGNCRIQYFTSGGSFLGKWGSMGSGDGQFYNHRGVAVAANGNVYVADAGNDRVQYFGPMGYFIGKWGSNGTGNGQFDGPEGIAIDSYGNVYVADTHNNRIQYFTPNGSFLGKWGSEGTGDGQFRVPRGADVAPDGSVYVADTGNNRIQYFKWDPNTSLEPASLGRVKALFR; from the coding sequence ATGAAGAGGGTGCTAATTTTCGCGGCCGCCGCGGCGCTCTTTACGGCCGGCGTGGCCTTCGGCGACTGGCTCTACGAGGGAAAGTGGGGCTCGAAGGGCACGGGCAACGGCCAGTTCGACTCGCCCGAAGGGATCGCCGTAGGCGGCGCCGGTTACGCGTACGTGGCCGACATGGTGAACCATCGCATCCAATACTTCACCCCCGACGGTTCCTTCCTCGGCAAATGGGGCTCGGAGGGCAAGGGCGACGGCGAGTTCGAACTTCCTCCCGACGTTGCGGTAGGCCTGGGCGGCAACGTATACGCCGCCGACATGGGCAATAACCGCATCCAATACTTCACCTACAGCGGTTCCTTCCTCGGCAAGTGGGGCTCCCGCGGCACGGGCAACGGCCAGTTCATGGCTCCTTGGAGCGTTGCGACGAGCCTGGCCGCGAACGTTTACGTCGTCGACATGGGCAACTGCCGCATCCAATACTTTACCTCCGGCGGTTCCTTCCTCGGCAAGTGGGGCTCGATGGGCTCCGGCGACGGCCAATTCTACAATCATAGGGGTGTAGCCGTCGCCGCCAACGGCAACGTATACGTCGCGGATGCCGGCAACGACCGGGTCCAATATTTCGGACCGATGGGCTACTTCATCGGGAAATGGGGCTCGAACGGTACGGGCAACGGCCAATTTGACGGACCTGAGGGCATAGCGATAGACTCGTACGGCAACGTTTACGTCGCCGATACCCATAATAATCGCATCCAATATTTCACCCCCAACGGTTCCTTCCTCGGGAAATGGGGCTCGGAGGGCACGGGCGACGGCCAATTCAGGGTGCCCCGTGGCGCCGACGTCGCGCCGGATGGCTCCGTTTACGTAGCCGATACCGGCAATAACCGTATCCAATACTTCAAATGGGACCCGAACACGAGCCTCGAGCCGGCGTCGCTGGGCCGCGTGAAGGCGTTGTTCCGGTAA
- a CDS encoding glycosidase, with translation MAETDAGCQLGDELFRRFEKNPILTADLWPYQAHAVFNPGAALVDGETLLLVRVEDLRGFSHLAAARSADGKTNWRVDAEPALVADEAHNEQQFGVEDPRVVWLEPLGEYAVVYTSFIRDETVVSLATTADFKTFTRYGRLLPPEDKDASLFPRKVNGRFALIHRPVIRGEAHMWISFSPDLKYWGDHRLLLTTRPASWDVHRVGLGPPPIETAEGWFVVYHGVRRTASGSLYRSGLALLDLDEPWRVIRRSEDWVFGPRTYYEMIGDVPGVVFPCGVVLDEETRELRIYYGAADSVVALATTDFDEVLSYLKTYKV, from the coding sequence ATGGCAGAAACGGACGCCGGATGCCAGCTCGGCGACGAGCTCTTCCGCCGGTTCGAGAAAAACCCCATATTGACCGCGGACCTGTGGCCGTACCAAGCCCACGCCGTCTTCAACCCGGGCGCGGCCCTCGTCGACGGCGAGACGCTGCTGTTAGTGCGGGTGGAGGACCTGCGCGGCTTCTCCCACCTCGCCGCGGCCCGTAGCGCCGACGGCAAAACGAATTGGCGCGTCGACGCCGAACCGGCCCTCGTAGCCGACGAGGCCCACAACGAACAACAGTTCGGCGTCGAGGACCCGCGCGTTGTCTGGCTCGAGCCGCTGGGCGAGTATGCCGTGGTGTACACGTCGTTCATACGCGACGAGACCGTGGTCTCGCTCGCCACCACGGCCGACTTCAAGACGTTCACCCGCTACGGCCGCCTCTTGCCGCCGGAGGACAAGGACGCGTCGCTGTTCCCGCGCAAGGTAAACGGCCGCTTCGCGTTGATCCACCGGCCCGTCATCCGCGGCGAGGCCCACATGTGGATATCGTTCTCGCCCGACCTCAAGTACTGGGGCGACCACCGCCTGCTGTTGACGACGCGCCCGGCCTCCTGGGACGTCCACCGCGTCGGCCTGGGGCCGCCCCCCATCGAGACGGCCGAGGGGTGGTTCGTGGTATACCACGGCGTGCGGCGCACCGCCTCCGGCAGCCTTTACCGCAGCGGCCTCGCCCTTCTCGACCTCGACGAGCCGTGGCGCGTCATCCGCCGCAGCGAGGACTGGGTCTTCGGCCCGCGCACTTATTACGAGATGATAGGCGACGTACCGGGGGTCGTGTTTCCGTGCGGCGTCGTGCTGGACGAGGAAACGCGCGAACTCCGTATTTACTACGGCGCCGCCGACTCCGTCGTGGCGTTGGCGACGACCGACTTCGACGAGGTGCTGAGTTACCTCAAAACCTACAAGGTTTAA
- a CDS encoding glycosyltransferase family 4 protein: protein MVSWPGLYVVSTYRPRLCGLATFAYDLASALAQGRGEKLGAGGSVAVVAMSERQRRRPYGAEVRAVVRASRLEDYVAAAKLVNESSAAVVSLQHEYGVFGGRAGRYVLTFLDRLKKPVVTTLHTVLAEPKPMQREVLIKVCERSAAVVVQAEKAAEFLTGIYGVRGEKVHVVHHGTPDVPFADAAPFKKAVGVEGRKVVLTFGLISPRKGIQVAVRALADVLPQFPESLYLILGATHPTIKKRYGEAYRASLQKAIDRLGLHDHVRFVNRFVSLDELLTYLRAADVYVTPYLNEDQISSGTLAYAVACGKAIISTPYWYARELLGADRGILVPFRDWRTLAFWLAELLAHDGARRYLERRAYRFGRRMTWARSAAAYERLFRDAARETSAA, encoded by the coding sequence ATGGTTTCTTGGCCGGGTTTGTACGTAGTATCTACGTACCGGCCCCGTCTCTGCGGCCTGGCGACCTTCGCCTACGACCTGGCGTCGGCGCTGGCCCAAGGCCGGGGCGAGAAGCTGGGCGCGGGCGGCAGCGTAGCGGTCGTCGCCATGAGCGAGCGGCAGCGCCGCCGGCCGTACGGCGCCGAGGTCCGGGCCGTCGTACGCGCGTCGCGGCTCGAGGACTACGTCGCCGCGGCGAAGCTGGTGAACGAGTCGTCCGCGGCGGTCGTATCGCTGCAGCACGAGTACGGCGTTTTCGGCGGCCGGGCGGGCCGGTACGTTTTGACCTTCCTCGATCGCCTGAAGAAACCCGTAGTGACGACGCTACATACGGTTCTGGCCGAGCCCAAGCCGATGCAGCGCGAGGTCCTTATTAAAGTATGCGAACGCTCCGCCGCGGTCGTGGTCCAGGCCGAAAAGGCGGCCGAGTTCCTGACGGGCATCTACGGCGTAAGGGGCGAAAAGGTCCACGTCGTTCACCACGGCACGCCGGATGTCCCGTTCGCGGACGCGGCGCCGTTTAAAAAGGCCGTCGGCGTGGAAGGCCGGAAGGTAGTCCTGACGTTCGGCCTCATCAGCCCCCGCAAGGGCATTCAGGTCGCGGTAAGAGCCCTGGCGGACGTCCTCCCGCAATTCCCCGAGTCGTTGTACTTAATCCTGGGCGCCACGCACCCGACGATAAAAAAACGTTACGGCGAGGCGTACCGCGCGTCCTTGCAAAAGGCCATCGACCGGCTGGGCCTGCACGACCACGTCCGTTTCGTCAACCGCTTCGTCTCGCTGGACGAATTGTTGACGTACCTCCGCGCCGCGGACGTATACGTCACGCCGTACCTGAACGAGGACCAGATATCCTCCGGGACGTTGGCGTACGCCGTAGCCTGCGGCAAAGCGATAATCTCGACGCCGTATTGGTACGCGCGAGAGCTGTTGGGCGCCGACCGTGGCATCTTGGTGCCCTTCCGCGACTGGCGGACGCTGGCCTTTTGGCTCGCGGAGCTCCTGGCGCACGACGGCGCGCGGCGGTACCTCGAGCGGCGGGCGTACCGCTTCGGCCGGCGGATGACGTGGGCCCGCTCCGCGGCGGCGTACGAGAGGCTGTTTCGCGACGCGGCCCGCGAAACCTCGGCCGCGTGA
- a CDS encoding cupin domain-containing protein, with translation MRAYLLQGERKQVVFVAFEADVDAPEESHAAQWVVVLDGEVELTMGGEKAVYRRGDTYFIPAGAPHAARIKAGSRLLDLFDQADRYRPR, from the coding sequence GTGCGGGCGTACCTCTTGCAGGGCGAGCGTAAGCAGGTGGTCTTCGTCGCGTTCGAGGCCGACGTCGACGCGCCGGAGGAATCGCACGCGGCGCAGTGGGTCGTCGTCCTGGACGGCGAGGTAGAGCTAACAATGGGCGGCGAGAAGGCCGTTTACCGAAGAGGGGATACGTACTTTATCCCCGCCGGCGCCCCGCATGCGGCCCGCATTAAAGCGGGCTCCCGCCTGCTGGACCTCTTCGACCAGGCCGACCGGTATCGGCCCAGGTAG